A part of Acropora palmata chromosome 8, jaAcrPala1.3, whole genome shotgun sequence genomic DNA contains:
- the LOC141888860 gene encoding LOW QUALITY PROTEIN: protein FAM98A-like (The sequence of the model RefSeq protein was modified relative to this genomic sequence to represent the inferred CDS: inserted 1 base in 1 codon), which produces MEGDIQDALEDLGFNGPVLEEGALAVMAQQQKLTPEFMVLCLKLVEQLKSLSNIQENVSEKEDEETFRMEMSGLLNEMNCPHSHLMGVRGLVGPKNRLLLLDYLTSELQALQMIGGEKEEIEDEDLVLSPALQQLLSILTALNLPQPTKDTTVFELFSQIESKVRQLLSKVPRDHLGNPLLTKNLSGTQWEKVEEINSQLNQEYTLRRSMLLKRLDVTIQSFGWSDRAKTKKDEISSVFYPVRKSLSVRSPVSIPDVIATRSDLLRLIKTNDAEIRKKTRCKINRIVMGRVPDRGGRPSNVAPPIEXAAFTKRTEAPRDQRPSSGRGGRGGKVQGGWSSGSGVGEGRGGGGREKRGGQGGGWQGGRGWQGGGQRGNPFGGSYNSGSSFYYS; this is translated from the exons atggAGGGTGATATTCAGGATGCATTAGAAGACCTTGG TTTCAATGGTCCTGTTTTGGAAGAAGGAGCATTGGCAGTCATGGCTCAGCAACAAAAGCTTACTCCTGAGTTTATGGTGTTGTGTCTTAAACTTGTGGAACAGTTGAAAAGTCTTTCTAACATACAAGAAAATGTTTCAG AAAAAGAGGATGAGGAAACGTTTAGAATGGAAATGAGTGGACTGTTAAATGAAATGA ATTGTCCTCATTCTCATCTCATGGGAGTAAGAGGCCTTGTGGGACCAAAAAATCGCCTTCTTTTGTTAG ACTATCTAACATCTGAGCTTCAAGCACTTCAAATGATTGGAGgtgaaaaagaggaaatagAGGATGAAGACTTA GTTCTAAGTCCTGCTCTTCAACAACTTTTGAGCATATTAACAGCTTTGAATTTGCCACAACCAACTAAGGATACCACAGTGTTTGAATTGTTCTCTCAGATAGAATCAAAG GTGCGACAACTCTTAAGCAAGGTGCCTAGGGACCATCTTGGAAATCCCTTGCTAACAAAGAATCTTAGTGGCACCCAGTGG gaaaaagttgaagaaatCAACTCACAGCTTAACCAGGAATACACACTGCGTCGCTCCATGTTGTTGAAGAGGTTGGACGTGACCATCCAATCGTTTGGTTGGTCTGATAGAGCTAAG aCGAAAAAGGATGAGATATCATCAGTCTTTTATCCTGTGAGAAAATCTCTTTCAGTGAGATCGCCTGTCAGTATTCCAGATGTCATTGCCACAAGATCGG ATCTTCTGAGGTTGATTAAAACAAATGATGCAGAGATTAGGAAGAAAACACGGTGCAAGATAAACAGAATCGTGATGGGCAGG GTGCCTGATCGAGGAGGAAGGCCTTCAAATGTTGCACCACCAATAG ACGCAGCTTTTACAAAGCGAACAGAGGCCCCCAGGGACCAAAGACCATCAA GTGGCCGTGGAGGAAGAGGAGGGAAGGTTCAAGGGG GATGGTCCAGTGGTAGTGGTGTAGGAGAGGGTCGTGGTGGTGGAGGAAGAGAAAAGAGGGGTGGCCAGGGTGGTGGCTGGCAAGGAGGGAGGGGCTGGCAAGGTGGAGGCCAGAGAGGAAACCCTTTTGGTGGGTCTTACAACTCTGGCTCATCTTTCTACTACAGTTAA
- the LOC141888863 gene encoding heparan-sulfate 6-O-sulfotransferase 1-B-like: MAVRLHDILKTGFVVIAVSSIFGGIVLMYVCSHGSCRFGTSHSLARNTAAMINEYPFDVEGEDIIVFLHIQKTGGTKFGKHLVKNLNIKRPCDCIPRRKRCTCQRPNSTKTWLFSRYSLGWPCGLHADWTELHACVPGLISRHEGKRKKRKYLYITILREPVARCVSEFRCYQRGSTWKDALHKCNGRVPTKKELPPCYKGENWTDVTFPEFLNCSSNLAFNRQTRMLADLRLVGCYDSTVMPQKRRDEILLKSAKINLESMTYFALVEYQRESQYLFEKTLGMKFYRPFTQLSAEDTRAGALSANLDPRYVTRLEERNRLDIELYSFAKELFFKRLKHFKAIYGNSHTTNTGPI, encoded by the coding sequence ATGGCAGTGAGACTGCATGATATACTAAAAACTGGCTTCGTTGTTATCGCTGTATCGTCGATATTTGGAGGGATCGTACTAATGTACGTGTGCTCTCATGGAAGCTGCCGTTTTGGTACTTCGCATTCGCTCGCTCGAAACACAGCGGCGATGATAAATGAATATCCCTTCGACGTCGAAGGCGAGGACATCATCGTCTTTCTACACATACAAAAAACTGGAGGGACAAAGTTTGGAAAGCACTtagtgaaaaacttgaacatcAAGCGCCCGTGTGATTGTATTCCCAGGAGGAAGAGATGCACATGCCAAAGACCAAACTCCACTAAAACCTGGCTATTTTCTCGTTATTCTTTGGGATGGCCGTGTGGTTTGCATGCTGATTGGACAGAATTACATGCTTGTGTTCCAGGGCTTATTAGTAGACAcgaaggaaagagaaaaaaacgcAAATATCTGTACATAACAATTTTACGGGAACCTGTTGCACGTTGCGTTAGCGAATTTCGTTGTTATCAGCGAGGATCAACTTGGAAAGATGCGTTGCATAAGTGCAATGGAAGAGTTCCTACGAAAAAGGAACTACCTCCGTGTTATAAAGGAGAGAATTGGACTGATGTTACGTTTCCAGAGTTTTTAAATTGCTCTTCGAACCTTGCCTTTAATCGACAGACGCGAATGCTCGCCGACTTGCGTCTTGTAGGATGTTATGACTCCACTGTGATGCCGCAAAAGCGAAGGGACGAGATTTTGTTGAAAAGTGCGAAAATAAATCTCGAAAGCATGACTTATTTTGCTCTTGTTGAGTATCAAAGGGAAAGCCAGTATTTGTTTGAGAAGACCTTGGGGATGAAGTTTTACCGTCCCTTCACTCAGTTAAGTGCCGAAGACACAAGAGCGGGTGCTCTTAGCGCAAACCTTGATCCCCGATATGTGACCCGTCTTGAAGAACGCAATCGCTTGGATATCGAGCTATATTCCTTCGCCAAAGAGCTGTTCTTTAAAAGGCTGAAACATTTCAAGGCAATTTACGGTAACTCACACACTACCAACACTGGGCCAATTTAA
- the LOC141888870 gene encoding uncharacterized protein LOC141888870 isoform X2, translated as MCRKTCPEIYEMYVCDRKIMDDENILLKPQKRKKIRRLKKRKFYERTSESQVPLKQRKTKTAAPENTTQFIMADKELAEPFYVIPSPCSSPASHYTSSPGSIQGTPSSERDLGFDSTEEDLVREFNHLDFDLDFFHRDFEAMYNRIQEESLLSLSKGELVSKYRELEGKEELLQRQCQELSNGVIFGEHEGSLRNKNSCSTTNTFPARSVKISEEENLLRQLETLQRENRSLAEENLRPL; from the exons ATGTGCCGGAAAACTTGTCCAGAAATCTATGAGATGTATGTTTGCGACAGGAAGATCATGGACGACGAAAATATACTGTTGAAGCcacagaaaaggaaaaagatacGCCGTCTGAAGAAACGAAAGTTCTACGAAAGAACGAGCGAGAGCCAAGTTCCATTAAAACAACGGAAGACGAAAACAGCCGCTCCAGAAAATACAACACAGTTCATCATGGCGGACAAAGAATTGGCTGAACCATTTTATGTGATCCCTTCTCCATGCTCGTCACCCGCGAGCCATTACACCAGCTCCCCTGGATCGATTCAAGGAACACCATCTTCAGAAAGAGACTTGGGTTTTGATTCAACAGAGGAAGATCTTGTTCGTGAGTTCAACCATCTTGATTTCGACTTGGATTTCTTTCACAGGGACTTCGAAGCTATGTATAATCGTATTCAAGAGGAGAGTTTACTTTCTCTTTCGAAAGGCGAACTTGTTAGTAAATACCGTGAACTTGAGGGGAAGGAGGAACTTCTTCAGAGGCAGTGTCAAGAACTATCAAACGGTGTCATTTTCGGTGAACACGAGGGTTCTCTTCGGAATAAAAATTCATGCTCGACCACCAACACGTTTCCCGCGCGCTCGGTGAAAATATCTGAGGAGGAGAATTTGCTTCGTCAGCTCGAAACATTGCAGAGAGAGAACAGATCACTGGCTGAAGAGAATTTGAG GCCTTTATAG
- the LOC141888870 gene encoding uncharacterized protein LOC141888870 isoform X1 produces MCRKTCPEIYEMYVCDRKIMDDENILLKPQKRKKIRRLKKRKFYERTSESQVPLKQRKTKTAAPENTTQFIMADKELAEPFYVIPSPCSSPASHYTSSPGSIQGTPSSERDLGFDSTEEDLVREFNHLDFDLDFFHRDFEAMYNRIQEESLLSLSKGELVSKYRELEGKEELLQRQCQELSNGVIFGEHEGSLRNKNSCSTTNTFPARSVKISEEENLLRQLETLQRENRSLAEENLRLKGFKSSSVEINRLS; encoded by the coding sequence ATGTGCCGGAAAACTTGTCCAGAAATCTATGAGATGTATGTTTGCGACAGGAAGATCATGGACGACGAAAATATACTGTTGAAGCcacagaaaaggaaaaagatacGCCGTCTGAAGAAACGAAAGTTCTACGAAAGAACGAGCGAGAGCCAAGTTCCATTAAAACAACGGAAGACGAAAACAGCCGCTCCAGAAAATACAACACAGTTCATCATGGCGGACAAAGAATTGGCTGAACCATTTTATGTGATCCCTTCTCCATGCTCGTCACCCGCGAGCCATTACACCAGCTCCCCTGGATCGATTCAAGGAACACCATCTTCAGAAAGAGACTTGGGTTTTGATTCAACAGAGGAAGATCTTGTTCGTGAGTTCAACCATCTTGATTTCGACTTGGATTTCTTTCACAGGGACTTCGAAGCTATGTATAATCGTATTCAAGAGGAGAGTTTACTTTCTCTTTCGAAAGGCGAACTTGTTAGTAAATACCGTGAACTTGAGGGGAAGGAGGAACTTCTTCAGAGGCAGTGTCAAGAACTATCAAACGGTGTCATTTTCGGTGAACACGAGGGTTCTCTTCGGAATAAAAATTCATGCTCGACCACCAACACGTTTCCCGCGCGCTCGGTGAAAATATCTGAGGAGGAGAATTTGCTTCGTCAGCTCGAAACATTGCAGAGAGAGAACAGATCACTGGCTGAAGAGAATTTGAGGTTAAAAGGTTTCAAATCATCTTCAGTAGAGATTAATCGGTTGTCTTAA
- the LOC141888867 gene encoding uncharacterized protein LOC141888867: MALVLSLLHAFGLVVNVCLYYRVYKSWNSSLSRNVNKIVSFHLLLNICNIISHAGMEVSQRKLWITLSTNFSFQSIYFLAAIEFAVMLGRSVQQQLNSFFFMIALTVFSSGMAVFYGERRYEICGMENCFNLTNVSVKEGDDTAILPLYFFHFLFPTSATLFASMFIGYRKWERIKAVDPTRSLAKRIVSVCASCAVALFLVYGSMFAEFVLWTSRSEEDSRSGHLCRITCLYSELYFLLSVFPVGYLVRIGKKNDGALTQAGQSMAM; this comes from the coding sequence ATGGCTTTGGTCTTATCATTACTTCATGCTTTTGGCCTTGTAGTCAATGTCTGTCTTTACTATAGAGTGTACAAGTCCTGGAATAGCTCGCTATCACGAAACGTGAACAAGATTGTCTCCTTTCATCTACTTTTGAACATTTGTAATATTATTAGCCATGCCGGTATGGAGGTTTCGCAGCGAAAGTTATGGATCACTCTTTCGACCAACTTTTCTTTCCAAAGTATATATTTCCTTGCAGCTATCGAGTTTGCTGTGATGCTTGGGCGCTCTGTACAGCAACAACTCAACTCCTTCTTCTTTATGATTGCTCTAACGGTGTTCTCAAGTGGCATGGCAGTTTTCTATGGGGAACGCCGATACGAAATATGTGGAATGGAGAACTGTTTCAACTTAACGAACGTGAGTGTGAAAGAGGGAGACGATACGGCAATTTTACCTCTCtacttctttcattttctcttccCGACGTCTGCCACTCTTTTTGCGTCGATGTTTATCGGATATCGCAAATGGGAGCGTATTAAGGCTGTCGATCCGACACGTTCCTTGGCAAAGCGGATCGTCAGTGTCTGTGCAAGTTGTGCTGTCGCTCTGTTCCTTGTTTATGGATCAATGTTCGCAGAATTTGTTTTGTGGACATCAAGAAGCGAAGAGGACTCACGGTCTGGACACCTGTGTAGAATAACGTGTCTTTACAGTGAGCTGTACTTTTTGCTGTCTGTATTTCCAGTCGGATATTTGGTTCGCATTGGAAAAAAGAATGACGGGGCGCTCACGCAAGCAGGGCAAAGCATGGCTATGTAA
- the LOC141888858 gene encoding stress-induced-phosphoprotein 1-like: MADAVKAAELKNKGNSFLQTGDFAKAIECYTEAIALNPLEHVFYSNRSAAYAKGKNYEKALADARKCVELKPDWGKGYSRLGAALSFLGRHAEAERAYTKGLQLDPTNEQLKSGLEEAKAQAARNSRINPFAMPDLYVRLATNPKTKQFLEHQDYRETIEALRKNPQLLGTHLQDPRIMQTFAVLYDFDADVQDTEETPSPPRQEEKPKDEPMETEPEPEPEVDLSMKQSLEEKEKGNAAYKKKDFETALQHYAKAIELDPTNANFLTNRAAVYFEQGKYDECREECEKAISVAREHGGGFKLVAKAYSRIGNAYNKQGKLAEAIDAYNRSLVEHRTPDTLKKVQEAEKALKEQERLAYINPEKAEEEREKGNVLFKKGDFPEALKCYKEAIKRDPNNAKLYSNRAACYQKLAAFQLALADCDTCIELDPSFVKGYTRKGGVLYALKKFTDAQKTYQKALEIDPNNKEAQEGLRACYKSFSEQPTDPEEIRRRANADPEIQEILTDPAMKIILEQMQEDPKAAQEHLKNPEIRSRIQKLYEAGILQIR, encoded by the exons atggcggatgccGTCAAGG CAGCTGAACTGAAAAACAAGGGTAACTCGTTCCTTCAGACCGGAGATTTCGCGAAGGCCATCGAATGCTACACGGAGGCAATCGCCTTGAATCCGTTGGAACATGTCTTCTACAGCAATCGGTCGGCTGCTTATGCCAAGGGTAAAAATTACGAAAAAGCACTAGCTGATGCCAGGAAATGCGTGGAGTTGAAGCCGGACTGGGGAAAG GGGTATTCAAGACTTGGAGCTGCGCTGTCATTTCTTGGACGCCATGCTGAAGCAGAAAGAGCTTACACCAAAGGTCTGCAGCTAGATCCCACCAATGAACAGCTGAAAAGTGGATTGGAAGAAGCAAAAGCTCAAGCGGCGC GTAATAGCCGCATAAATCCATTTGCTATGCCTGACCTTTACGTCCGTCTTGCTACAAACCCAAAGACTAAACAATTCTTAGAGCATCAGGACTACAGAGAAACCATTGAAGCCCTCAGGAAGAATCCACAACTGCTTGGCAC tcaCCTTCAGGATCCAAGAATCATGCAAACATTTGCAGTTTTGTATGATTTTGATGCTGATGTTCAAGACACTGAAG AAACCCCTTCACCGCCACGTCAAGAGGAGAAGCCAAAAGACGAACCAATGGAGACGGAACCAGAACCTGAACCCGAGGTCGATTTATCTATGAAACAG TCTCtggaagagaaagagaaaggaaatgcAGCATATAAAAAGAAGGATTTTGAGACAGCGTTACAACACTATGCAAAAGCAATTGAACTTGACCCCACCAATGCCAACTTCCTCACTAACAGAGCAG CTGTGTATTTTGAACAAGGCAAATATGATGAGTGCAGAGAAGAATGTGAGAAAGCAATCAGTGTGGCCAGGGAACATGGTGGAGGCTTCAAATTGGTTGCTAA GGCCTATAGCAGAATTGGCAATGCCTACAACAAGCAAGGAAAGCTTGCAGAAGCCATTGATGCCTACAATAGATCTCTAGTGGAACACAGGACCCCAGACACACTAAAAAAAGTGCAGGAG GCAGAGAAGGCCCTCAAAGAGCAAGAAAGATTAGCATACATAAATCCAGAAAAGGCTGAGgaagaaagggaaaaaggCAACGTTCTTTTTAAGAAAG GTGATTTCCCAGAGGCACTCAAGTGTTACAAGGAGGCCATTAAGCGGGATCCAAACAATGCCAAACTTTACAGCAATCGTGCGGCCTGCTATCAAAAGCTCGCAGCATTTCAGTTAGCTCTGGCG GACTGTGATACCTGCATCGAATTGGATCCTTCATTTG TCAAAGGCTACACAAGAAAAGGTGGTGTCCTATATGCACTGAAGAAGTTCACCGATGCGCAAAAAACATACCAGAAAGCTCTTGAGATTGACCCTAACAACAAG GAAGCCCAGGAAGGACTGCGAGCTTGTTATAAATCATTTTCCGAACAACCAACTGACCCAGAAGAGATTAGGAGACGAGCCAATGCCGATCCTGAAATACAG GAAATTCTGACAGATCCAGCCATGAAAATCATCCTCGAGCAGATGCAGGAGGATCCAAAAGCTGCTCAGGA GCATCTTAAAAATCCCGAAATCCGGAGCAGAATTCAAAAGCTGTACGAGGCTGGAATCCTGCAGATCCGCTGA
- the LOC141889539 gene encoding Golgi-associated plant pathogenesis-related protein 1-like yields the protein MEVLKVAVLMSVCYFASGDYRQDALRQHNELRSIHNARPLKLNAKLNRDASQYAQELVNKYLRSHSLKHSPGSSRPGVGESLSVGCTTARGVEGQTVQQAIKSWYDEVCQYNFKHYGFVRKLGHFSQLVWKDTTELGFGKKSGTYTDSKRRTWTCTYYVARYKAAGNVMSRRQFRENVDQGSFNRSWYCKAVKGDRRP from the exons ATGGAAGTCTTAAAAGTAGCTGTCTTAATGTCTGTTTGCTACTTTGCTAGCGGAG ATTACCGTCAAGATGCACTGAGGCAGCACAATGAGCTGAGAAGCATTCACAATGCCCGCCCCTTaaaacttaacgcaaagttaaACAGGGACGCCAGCCAATACGCACAGGAACTTGTCAATAAGTATTTAAGATCTCACTCACTGAAGCACTCTCCCGGCAGTTCCCGCCCTGGTGTTGGGGAAAGTCTATCCGTGGGGTGTACAACCGCGAGAGGAGTTGAGGGACAAACAGTTCAACAAGCAATTAAGTCTTG GTATGACGAAGTTTGCCAATACAACTTTAAGCATTATGGCTTTGTACGGAAACTTGGTCACTTCTCTCAGTTGGTGTGGAAGGACACAACTGAGCTTGGTTTTGGGAAGAAATCAGGCACGTACACAGATTCGAAAAGAAGGACTTGGACTTGCACATACTATGTTGCCCGCTACAAGGCTGCTGGAAACGTAATGAGCCGGAGACAGTTCCGGGAAAATGTTGATCAAGGGAGTTTCAATCGCTCCTGGTACTGCAAAGCCGTCAAAGGCGATCGACGGCCTTGA